TTTGTGGATTGCGAGCATTTTCAAGCTCCCACTTTGCAGGAAATTGGTCGTTTAAATCAACACCATTAATGTTCGCCTTCCATCCAGAAAAGTTTTGACTGTTATGATTCCAAGCAATTAGTTTATTTTTTAATGCTTCGTTAGCTGGAGGACCGTTGATAACTAAATTGACGCCATCGGGGTTAACCATCGGAACTAGTGATAGCGTTGTTTGGTTATAAAGTGGTCCCATCGAGAGCCCTCTTATGGTCGTTTGATTTGTTAGTGCGAGTAAATAGTCGTTTAGAAAAGTCATGATGGTCGGTGTAGTAATCCATTCATTTGCATGAAAGGAACCGTTATAATGTATGCGTTTTGAGCCGTTTCCAATTAAAATCTCAGGAATTGGTTGTGCTAAAACGGAGTTGCCAATGGATGTGCTTTGAAGAAATGGATAGGCGGTTTGTAGCTTTTTTATATCATTCATCATCATGCTGTAATCATAATTTTGCTGGCCATTTACGAGCCGCCAAGTTAGTCTTTGAGGAACTTGTATTGTCTGCCCAATGTGTAGTCGACTTGGTTGGATTTCTGGATTGACAAGTAAAATGGCATTGAGCGGAAGGTTTTTGTTTTGGGCGATTTGCCACAAAGAGTCGCCTTGGGTAATGGTATAACTAGTTGTTACATAACCAGGTATTTGAATACGTTGTCCTACTTGAAGGTGTTGAGGGTTGATGTTTCGATTGGAGTCCAAGAGTAGTTGAAGGGGTATTTTAAACAAATCGCTGAAATACCACAGTGAATCACCAGGCCTAATCAATATATCCACATTTTTCTCCCCTTATTTCAAAATCATTCAATATAAGATGTATATGAAATTATAAGATGCTTATTAACAAAATCACGAAACAATACAAAAGACTTTCTTGAATTTGTCGACAAAAGAATGAATATAAATAGATATGTATAAATAGACAAATTTTCATTATTTTTTGGGGGTATTTTTGAAATGATAAGATTAAATGGCTTTGAAGCGGGAAATAAGTAGGGAGAAAGAAATGCCTAAATTTATAAATATGCAATTTTAGTAAAATGGATAAAAGGTGAAGTGCATCTGTAATTTTTAATTCCATCATTATACTGTTAATATGTTAGTAGGACAGGTAAAGGTAGGGAATACAATGGATAAAAAAATGAAAATGGGTATTCGGACTAAGATTACCCTCGGTTATGTAGTTATTATTCTTTGTTTACTTGCGTCAGTGATTATATTAAACAATCAAATTACTTCCCTACAAAAGGAAAGGAATTTTATTATTAAATATGATTCTCAAGTACAAACACTTACAAATCGTATTGAAAAATATATTTTAGATATGGAAACGAGCCAACGAGGCTATATTATTACGGGTGATTCGAGCTATTTAGAGCCATACGAAAATGCCGAAGAAAATTGGAAGATTGACTATGATGAACTCTATCAGTTATTAGAAAATAGGGGCAATCAGCAAAAGAAGTTAGAAACTATTAAGGCTACGATAGAACATTGGATTGCGACATCTGGTGAACCGACAATACATTTAAAAAAAGAAAAGAATACGGTAGCGGGACTGACCCCGATATATAAGACAGTAATCAAAAAAGCATTACCCAACCAGTTGTCGGTATTGAACCGGCGACTGGTTGTTTAGTTTCGTTTGAATTCGGTTATTGTTATAATAGTTTATATAGTCTTTGACAGTTTGTTCTACGATGGCCGTCGTAGTACTGTTCAAATTGTCTAAGTAGAATGTTTCAGACTTTAACACAGAATGAAACGATTCGATTGGGGCATTATCAGCGGGCGTACCTTTACGGGACATGCTCATGGTAATGCCTTTTGCTTTTACGGCCTGTTGATAATCATACGATGTGTATACCGCCCCTTGGTCACTGTGCAACGTACACCCTTCGGGCAAATGATGAAGTTGAGCTAATGTATCCAGCACAAAATCAGTATCTTGGCAGTCTCCAATCGAATAGGCAATAATTTCACCATTATATAAATCTTGAATACTTGAAAGATACAACTGTTTTTGACCAAATGGCAAGTAAGTAATATCAGTTACGAGCTTCTGTAACGGTGCGGTGGCTTCAAAATCGCGATTTAATAAATTTGCTGCGATTGCATAAGGTTGTCCTGTTCGTTTCCGTTTTTTCACTTTCAC
This genomic interval from Lysinibacillus sphaericus contains the following:
- a CDS encoding M14 family metallopeptidase; this encodes MDILIRPGDSLWYFSDLFKIPLQLLLDSNRNINPQHLQVGQRIQIPGYVTTSYTITQGDSLWQIAQNKNLPLNAILLVNPEIQPSRLHIGQTIQVPQRLTWRLVNGQQNYDYSMMMNDIKKLQTAYPFLQSTSIGNSVLAQPIPEILIGNGSKRIHYNGSFHANEWITTPTIMTFLNDYLLALTNQTTIRGLSMGPLYNQTTLSLVPMVNPDGVNLVINGPPANEALKNKLIAWNHNSQNFSGWKANINGVDLNDQFPAKWELENARNPQTPGPRDYGGEAPLTQPEAIAMADLTRNSHFAWVLAFHTQGRVIYWGFENLEPPESQTMVEEFSRVSGYEPIQSANSYAGYKDWFIQDWRRPGFTVELGSGTNPLPISQFDTIYQEALGIFLAGLYL
- a CDS encoding CHASE3 domain-containing protein, which translates into the protein MDKKMKMGIRTKITLGYVVIILCLLASVIILNNQITSLQKERNFIIKYDSQVQTLTNRIEKYILDMETSQRGYIITGDSSYLEPYENAEENWKIDYDELYQLLENRGNQQKKLETIKATIEHWIATSGEPTIHLKKEKNTVAGLTPIYKTVIKKALPNQLSVLNRRLVV